In the Syngnathus scovelli strain Florida chromosome 8, RoL_Ssco_1.2, whole genome shotgun sequence genome, one interval contains:
- the c8h3orf38 gene encoding uncharacterized protein C3orf38 homolog isoform X1 — MSILSGPERSGCLEILNLMSKEDLLSLTDTVTNKMIAVEDIPEARATILSFSKSAEELLKRKKVHREIIFKYLAQEGVAMPPSSEKHLLVKRTLELWSSAERATDDPTKRPTPNTDTETANVKADGDCDTWILGQQFCIWFFKLLNSQNPSLGHQAQDWGPQHFWQDAKLRLAARAANDQLEEFVGADLVSSRLLALTKEERLYFSPNLEPRGLKALSSPHGLVLVAVAGTIHRDTVCLGMFEEVVGLIRAPLDNSNWKIKFINMKIQGQDALGGTQTTAPTLTYDSSELKMLCTL; from the exons ATGTCGATCCTGTCAGGACCAGAGCGTTCTGGTTGTTTAGAAATACTGAATTTGATGTCGAAAGAGGACCTACTTTCACTGACTGACACTGTCACCAATAAAATGATTGCGGTGGAGGACATTCCAG aGGCCAGAGCAACAATCCTCTCCTTCTCTAAAAGTGCAGAGGAGCTGCTGAAAAGGAAGAAGGTCCACCGTGAGATTATATTCAAGTACCTGGCCCAAGAGGGGGTGGCAATGCCCCCCAGTAGTGAGAAACACCTATTGGTGAAGAGGACGCTGGAGCTATGGTCAAGTGCAGAG AGAGCGACAGATGACCCCACGAAGAGACCAACGCCAAACACAGACACTGAAACAGCAAACGTGAAGGCTGACGGTGACTGCGACACTTGGATTCTGGGGCAGCAGTTCTGCATTTGGTTTTTCAAGCTGTTGAACAGTCAAAACCCATCACTGGGCCACCAAGCTCAAGACTGGGGACCACAGCACTTCTGGCAAGATGCGAAACTCCGCCTTGCTGCCAG AGCTGCCAATGACCAGTTGGAGGAGTTTGTGGGTGCAGATCTGGTCAGCAGCCGTCTACTGGCCTTGACCAAGGAGGAGCGTCTCTATTTCAGCCCCAATTTGGAGCCGCGCGGCCTCAAGGCACTGTCCTCCCCCCACGGCCTGGTTCTGGTGGCTGTTGCCGGAACCATCCACAGAGACACCGTCTGCCTTGGCATGTTTGAGGAAGTAGTTGGACTTATTCGCGCCCCGCTGGATAACAGCAACTGGAAGATCAAGTTTATCAACATGAAGATCcaagggcaggatgctctgggtgGG
- the c8h3orf38 gene encoding uncharacterized protein C3orf38 homolog isoform X2 — MSEARATILSFSKSAEELLKRKKVHREIIFKYLAQEGVAMPPSSEKHLLVKRTLELWSSAERATDDPTKRPTPNTDTETANVKADGDCDTWILGQQFCIWFFKLLNSQNPSLGHQAQDWGPQHFWQDAKLRLAARAANDQLEEFVGADLVSSRLLALTKEERLYFSPNLEPRGLKALSSPHGLVLVAVAGTIHRDTVCLGMFEEVVGLIRAPLDNSNWKIKFINMKIQGQDALGGTQTTAPTLTYDSSELKMLCTL, encoded by the exons atgtcag aGGCCAGAGCAACAATCCTCTCCTTCTCTAAAAGTGCAGAGGAGCTGCTGAAAAGGAAGAAGGTCCACCGTGAGATTATATTCAAGTACCTGGCCCAAGAGGGGGTGGCAATGCCCCCCAGTAGTGAGAAACACCTATTGGTGAAGAGGACGCTGGAGCTATGGTCAAGTGCAGAG AGAGCGACAGATGACCCCACGAAGAGACCAACGCCAAACACAGACACTGAAACAGCAAACGTGAAGGCTGACGGTGACTGCGACACTTGGATTCTGGGGCAGCAGTTCTGCATTTGGTTTTTCAAGCTGTTGAACAGTCAAAACCCATCACTGGGCCACCAAGCTCAAGACTGGGGACCACAGCACTTCTGGCAAGATGCGAAACTCCGCCTTGCTGCCAG AGCTGCCAATGACCAGTTGGAGGAGTTTGTGGGTGCAGATCTGGTCAGCAGCCGTCTACTGGCCTTGACCAAGGAGGAGCGTCTCTATTTCAGCCCCAATTTGGAGCCGCGCGGCCTCAAGGCACTGTCCTCCCCCCACGGCCTGGTTCTGGTGGCTGTTGCCGGAACCATCCACAGAGACACCGTCTGCCTTGGCATGTTTGAGGAAGTAGTTGGACTTATTCGCGCCCCGCTGGATAACAGCAACTGGAAGATCAAGTTTATCAACATGAAGATCcaagggcaggatgctctgggtgGG
- the zgc:152951 gene encoding uncharacterized protein zgc:152951, which translates to MEEFKNSDKGRVTIYSIKGCPHCRQAKAFLAPLGLPICDVDLNEHPELQAPVKKLSGGRVTVPQIFFNSLYIGGTEKLKKMAPEELQKLVKMVKEEPLTADAPPLPGVKESPGAALDADPHDKQFECEKDKLADLVAELKDANVIGTHRKGLTLYKKSFSKDQLLAWLQNKGMDQGQAISVGQGLLFKKYMVIVRERGETDGRFGSASGDALFRLLEDDPHSALNTGQTASCSPLDAAELSLLLRELILKLFTEHLSADGKSVDYKGMSENPAFQRYSELAIQLQRIKLLSLSREETLAFFINIYNALVIHGYLRMGAPKSSWQRYRFFNYVSYLIGGEIFTLQDIENGVLRGNRKGVAQLRRPFSKTDPRLQVALKDAEPLIHFALNCGAKSCPPIKTYTPQDIDKQLRTAAEAFLEDDDACDVDMGKKEVRLSQIFKWYKVDFGGTDEELLKWVLKHMSDSPKKTSLKSVLSAGKVKISYLPYDWSPNSRL; encoded by the exons ATGGAGGAGTTTAAAAACAGCGACAAGGGTCGGGTGACCATCTACTCCATCAAAGGCTGCCCACACTGCCGGCAGGCGAAAGCCTTTCTGGCACCCTTAGGACTTCCGATTTGCGACGTCGATCTCAATGAGCATCCCGAGTTGCAGGCGCCGGTGAAGAAGCTGTCAGGCGGACGGGTCACAGTCCCTCAAATATTCTTCAACAGCCTTTACATTGGCGGCActgaaaaactgaaaaaaatg GCTCCAGAGGAGCTTCAAAAGTTGGTGAAGATGGTCAAAGAGGAACCTCTTACAGCTGACGCTCCACCGCTACCGGGGGTCAAAGAGTCACCAGGTGCTGCTTTGGATGCGGACCCTCATGACAAAC aatttgagtgtgagaaagACAAGTTGGCTGACCTGGTTGCGGAACTTAAAGATGCTAACGTGATTGGCACTCATAGAAAGGGCCTGACTTTGTACAAGAAGAGCTTTTCCAAGGACCAACTGCTTGCCTGGCTCCAGAACAAGGGCATGG ACCAAGGTCAAGCCATAAGTGTGGGCCAGGGATTATTGTTCAAGAAGTACATGGTCATTGTCCGAGAGCGCGGGGAGACAGATGGCAGATTTGGATCAGCCAGCGGAGACGCGCTGTTCAGGTTGCTGGAGGACGACCCGCATTCCGCACTCAACACAGGACAGACGGCGTCCTGCAGTCCCCTCGATG CGGCGGAACTCTCCTTACTTTTGCGTGAACTAATCCTCAAGCTGTTCACGGAGCATCTCTCTGCCGACGGCAAG tcggTGGACTACAAAGGCATGTCGGAGAACCCGGCTTTTCAACGCTACTCTGAACTAGCCATTCAGCTGCAGAGGATCAAGCTCCTCTCGCTCTCCCGTGAGGAGACTCTAGCCTTCTTCATCAACATCTACAACGCTTTGGTCATCCACGGTTATCTCCGCATGGGAGCCCCCAAAAGCAGTTGGCAGAGATACCGA TTCTTCAACTACGTCAGCTATCTGATTGGAGGAGAAATCTTCACCTTACAGGATATTGAGAACGGCGTTCTGAGAGGAAACAGGAAAGGGGTGGCACAGCTTCGAAGACCCTTCTCCAAAACAGACCCCCGACTACAA GTGGCGCTCAAAGACGCTGAACCGCTCATTCATTTTGCCTTGAACTGTGGCGCCAAAAGCTGTCCTCCCATCAAAACCTACACGCCACAA GACATTGACAAGCAGCTCCGCACGGCAGCCGAGGCTTTTTTGGAGGATGACGATGCCTGCGACGTGGATATGGGCAAAAAAGAAGTCCGACTCAGTCAGATTTTCAAGTGGTACAAGGTTGACTTTGGAGGAACTGATGAGGAG CTGCTGAAGTGGGTGCTGAAGCACATGAGCGACTCCCCAAAGAAGACTAGCTTGAAGAGTGTTCTTTCTGCTGGAAAGGTCAAAATCAGCTACCTACCGTACGACTGGAGCCCCAACAGCAGGCTGTAA